From the Aquitalea magnusonii genome, one window contains:
- a CDS encoding sulfate ABC transporter substrate-binding protein, with protein MTTIRTNLKALAAVLLLAVTPLKAAELLNVSYDPTRELYQDVNKAFAEQWKKKTGEELTIKQSHGGSGKQSLSIQHGLAADVATLALAYDIDVLADEGLLPKNWQTRLPDNSSPYTSTIVFLVKKGNPKHIKDWNDLVRSDVQVITPNPKTSGGARWNYLAAWGYALKKNGGNEAKARAYVAELFKHVPVLDSGARGATLTFTQRGLGDVLLAWENEAVLAVKEMGPDKFDIVTPSISILAEPPVAVVDKVVDKKGTRKQAEAYLKFLYTPEGQTIAAENYYRPRDPKIAAKYASQFPKVKLFTLKDVFGDWRSAQKKHFADGGVFDQIYSKN; from the coding sequence ATGACGACTATCCGCACCAATCTGAAAGCGCTGGCAGCCGTGCTGCTGCTGGCCGTTACGCCGCTGAAGGCCGCCGAACTGCTGAACGTGTCCTACGACCCCACCCGCGAGCTGTACCAGGATGTGAACAAGGCCTTTGCCGAGCAATGGAAGAAAAAGACCGGCGAAGAGCTCACCATCAAGCAGTCGCATGGCGGCTCCGGCAAGCAATCACTGTCCATCCAGCATGGTCTGGCCGCCGACGTGGCCACGCTGGCACTGGCTTACGATATCGATGTGCTGGCTGATGAAGGCCTGTTGCCGAAAAACTGGCAGACCCGCCTGCCGGACAACAGCTCGCCTTACACCTCCACCATCGTGTTCCTGGTGAAAAAGGGTAATCCCAAGCACATCAAGGACTGGAACGATCTGGTGCGCAGCGATGTGCAGGTGATCACCCCCAATCCCAAGACCTCCGGTGGCGCCCGCTGGAACTACCTGGCCGCCTGGGGCTATGCGCTGAAGAAGAATGGCGGCAATGAAGCCAAGGCGCGCGCCTATGTGGCCGAGCTGTTCAAGCATGTACCGGTACTGGACTCCGGCGCACGCGGTGCCACGCTCACCTTTACCCAGCGTGGCCTGGGCGATGTATTGCTGGCCTGGGAAAACGAAGCCGTGCTGGCGGTAAAGGAAATGGGCCCGGACAAGTTTGACATCGTCACCCCGTCCATCTCCATTCTGGCCGAGCCGCCGGTAGCCGTGGTGGACAAGGTGGTGGACAAGAAAGGCACCCGCAAGCAGGCCGAGGCCTATCTGAAGTTCCTGTACACCCCGGAAGGTCAGACCATTGCGGCGGAAAACTACTACCGCCCGCGTGACCCCAAGATTGCCGCCAAATACGCCAGCCAGTTCCCCAAGGTGAAGCTGTTCACCCTCAAGGACGTGTTTGGCGACTGGCGCAGTGCGCAGAAAAAACACTTTGCCGATGGCGGCGTGTTTGACCAGATCTACAGCAAGAACTGA
- a CDS encoding RBBP9/YdeN family alpha/beta hydrolase: MTTIAADFDFIIQPGWRGSAANHWQSHWEQRLHAIRVENHNWEQPDLEDWLAGLDHALSQARRPAIVIAHSLGCITVAHYARRHPDRIAAALLVAPADVERPFVPRELMPFAPLPRQPLPFVSRVVASDNDPFCKSARAARMAGYWQSPLTWLHQAGHINVASGHQQWEEGLALLPPLLERARARGNIAA; this comes from the coding sequence ATGACCACCATTGCCGCCGATTTCGACTTCATCATCCAGCCAGGCTGGAGGGGCAGTGCTGCCAATCATTGGCAAAGCCACTGGGAACAGCGCCTGCATGCCATCCGGGTGGAAAACCACAACTGGGAGCAGCCCGATCTGGAAGATTGGCTAGCCGGGCTGGACCACGCCCTGTCGCAGGCGCGCCGCCCGGCCATCGTGATTGCCCACAGCCTGGGCTGCATTACCGTGGCCCATTATGCGCGACGTCATCCGGACAGGATTGCCGCCGCGCTGCTGGTGGCTCCGGCCGATGTGGAAAGGCCCTTCGTGCCGCGCGAGCTGATGCCGTTTGCACCGCTGCCGCGCCAGCCGCTGCCTTTTGTCAGCCGCGTGGTGGCCAGCGACAACGACCCGTTCTGCAAATCTGCCCGTGCCGCGCGCATGGCTGGCTACTGGCAAAGTCCGCTCACCTGGCTGCACCAGGCCGGGCATATCAACGTGGCTTCCGGCCATCAGCAATGGGAAGAAGGTCTGGCCCTGCTGCCACCCTTGCTGGAGCGCGCCCGCGCCCGCGGCAACATCGCGGCCTGA
- a CDS encoding DUF2059 domain-containing protein: MFAASPIKTAIAALALTLPMLAHADAAQDAAAKELAQVIGLNNMPNDLANRTTGSAGPLLQEYFVKNKINLSQEQQKKAQDGFKAYAEGVHKTAADYFNSAAVKKQFEQEVVKNYSAQFSAAEMQQIVAFYKTPAGQKLMKQQPVVIDGIMKNMLTSAEKTLLPKMRTAAETYAKSISK; the protein is encoded by the coding sequence ATGTTTGCTGCTAGCCCGATCAAGACCGCCATTGCCGCCCTTGCGCTGACCCTGCCGATGCTGGCCCATGCCGATGCCGCACAGGATGCCGCCGCCAAGGAACTGGCCCAGGTGATCGGCCTGAACAATATGCCGAATGACCTGGCCAACCGCACCACCGGCTCTGCCGGCCCGCTGCTGCAGGAATACTTCGTCAAGAACAAGATCAATCTGTCCCAGGAGCAGCAGAAAAAAGCCCAGGATGGTTTCAAGGCCTATGCTGAAGGCGTACACAAGACCGCCGCCGACTATTTCAACTCTGCCGCCGTGAAAAAGCAGTTTGAACAGGAAGTGGTCAAAAACTACAGCGCACAGTTTTCCGCCGCCGAAATGCAGCAGATCGTAGCCTTCTACAAGACCCCGGCCGGCCAGAAGCTGATGAAGCAGCAGCCGGTGGTGATCGACGGCATCATGAAGAATATGCTGACCTCGGCAGAAAAAACCCTGCTGCCGAAAATGCGTACTGCCGCCGAAACCTACGCCAAGTCCATCAGCAAGTAA
- a CDS encoding helix-turn-helix domain-containing protein, with protein sequence MNKPANGSLQVMQNVADNLRLARLQQGYSQEVLATRAGISRRMLVNIEAGESNASIATVDKLASALGLSFVDVVRPPSLSDKARALPLRIWQGEQADSHASLLESLAMPGKTLELWRWQLAAGDSYHAEADAPGCQELLYVLAGQLQLQLPRQQQTHVLQAGQSLAFALDQPCSYHNLGAEPCTFTKSVLMVPHQDQ encoded by the coding sequence ATGAACAAGCCAGCAAACGGGTCACTGCAAGTGATGCAGAACGTGGCAGACAATCTGCGTCTGGCACGCCTGCAGCAAGGCTACAGTCAGGAAGTGCTGGCCACGCGGGCGGGCATCAGCCGCCGCATGCTGGTGAATATCGAAGCCGGGGAAAGCAATGCCAGCATTGCCACGGTGGACAAGCTGGCTTCGGCACTGGGGCTGAGTTTTGTCGACGTGGTGCGCCCGCCGTCGCTAAGCGACAAGGCCCGGGCTTTGCCGCTGCGCATCTGGCAGGGCGAGCAGGCTGACAGCCATGCCAGCTTGCTGGAGTCGCTGGCCATGCCGGGCAAGACACTGGAGCTGTGGCGCTGGCAACTGGCGGCCGGTGACAGCTATCACGCCGAAGCCGACGCGCCCGGCTGTCAGGAGCTGCTGTATGTACTGGCCGGACAGCTGCAATTGCAGTTACCGCGGCAACAGCAAACCCATGTGTTGCAAGCCGGGCAGTCGTTGGCTTTTGCATTGGATCAGCCATGCAGCTATCACAATCTGGGTGCTGAGCCCTGCACATTCACCAAGAGTGTGCTGATGGTGCCACATCAGGATCAATGA
- a CDS encoding DMT family transporter: MTSLTATASLPPSPSRLPDLVLIGVTMIWGFTFLVVQHALQWAGPFSFVSLRFGIAGLIALLLCWRELRGLSRRELLTGALVGSVLFGSYSLQTLGLQLIPSSKSAFLTGLYVPLVPLFQLLLFRHRPRLAAWLGIIVAFGGLVLLSDPRGLQFNFGAGEWLTVAGAAMIALEISLVGRFAGQCHPRRVAVVQLLTVSLLAALGWQLSGEAAPQAHPVLLVSLLGMGLATAVIQIAMNWAQKTVPATRATIIYAMEPVWAGLVGAIAGEQLGIMAISGAALIVASVLISQLGGRRPH, translated from the coding sequence ATGACATCGCTGACCGCCACCGCCAGCCTGCCGCCCAGCCCATCCCGCCTGCCCGACCTGGTGCTGATCGGCGTCACCATGATCTGGGGCTTCACCTTTCTGGTGGTGCAGCATGCGCTGCAATGGGCCGGGCCATTCAGCTTTGTCAGCCTGCGCTTTGGCATCGCCGGCCTGATTGCCCTGCTGCTGTGCTGGCGCGAGCTGCGCGGCCTGAGCCGGCGCGAGCTGCTGACCGGCGCACTGGTGGGCAGCGTGCTGTTTGGCAGCTACAGCCTGCAGACGCTGGGCCTGCAACTGATTCCCAGCAGCAAGTCGGCTTTTCTCACCGGCCTGTATGTGCCGCTGGTGCCATTATTCCAATTACTGCTGTTTCGCCACCGGCCACGGCTGGCGGCCTGGCTGGGCATCATCGTGGCCTTTGGCGGGCTGGTTTTGCTGTCCGACCCGCGCGGCCTGCAATTCAATTTCGGCGCAGGCGAATGGCTGACCGTGGCCGGGGCTGCCATGATCGCACTGGAAATCAGCCTGGTGGGCCGCTTTGCCGGCCAGTGTCACCCGCGCCGGGTGGCGGTGGTGCAATTGCTGACCGTGTCCTTGCTGGCGGCACTGGGCTGGCAACTGAGTGGCGAAGCCGCGCCGCAGGCGCATCCGGTATTGCTTGTCAGCCTGCTGGGCATGGGGCTGGCCACTGCCGTCATCCAGATTGCCATGAACTGGGCGCAGAAAACCGTCCCCGCCACCCGCGCTACCATCATTTATGCGATGGAGCCGGTCTGGGCCGGGCTGGTGGGTGCCATCGCCGGTGAGCAACTGGGCATCATGGCCATCAGCGGTGCGGCGCTGATTGTGGCCAGCGTGCTGATCAGCCAATTGGGCGGACGACGCCCGCACTGA
- a CDS encoding uracil-DNA glycosylase family protein — protein MSDYITLLDQVRHCRLCADQLPQGPRPVLQLHPSARLLIAGQAPGRKVHASGIAFDDASGARLRDWLGLDATQFYDPTLVAILPMGFCYPGSGPHGDLPPRPECAAHWRVPLLQQLPKLQLTLLLGQHALAWHLPAAGNITQAVRNWQAGWPHILPLPHPSPRNNLWLQRNPWFAAEVLPVLRQRVQQLLGTS, from the coding sequence ATGTCCGACTACATCACGCTGCTTGATCAGGTACGCCACTGCCGGCTCTGTGCCGATCAACTGCCACAGGGCCCGCGCCCGGTGCTGCAACTGCATCCAAGTGCGCGCTTGCTGATTGCCGGGCAAGCACCAGGCCGCAAGGTGCATGCCTCAGGCATTGCGTTTGACGATGCCAGCGGCGCCCGCCTGCGCGACTGGCTGGGCCTGGATGCCACACAGTTTTACGACCCCACGCTGGTGGCCATTCTGCCCATGGGTTTTTGCTATCCGGGCAGCGGCCCGCATGGCGACCTGCCGCCACGGCCAGAATGTGCCGCCCACTGGCGTGTGCCGTTGCTGCAGCAATTGCCCAAGCTGCAACTGACGCTGCTACTGGGTCAGCATGCGCTGGCCTGGCATCTGCCGGCTGCCGGCAACATCACCCAGGCGGTACGCAACTGGCAGGCCGGCTGGCCGCATATCCTGCCGCTGCCCCATCCCAGCCCGCGCAATAATCTGTGGCTGCAGCGCAACCCCTGGTTTGCTGCCGAGGTGCTGCCGGTGCTGCGCCAGCGTGTACAACAACTGCTGGGCACAAGCTAA
- a CDS encoding superinfection immunity protein, which yields MKPVDLIKGLLAIVLALAFLLWLYGTFTNQPDFVTAAMWLGDALVMIPAYLIPAITAWLVKSPRLKTIVLINVLGGWLLIPWIIAMGMAIKRDDLRTQD from the coding sequence ATGAAACCTGTCGATCTGATCAAGGGCCTGCTGGCCATCGTGCTGGCGCTGGCTTTTCTGCTGTGGCTGTACGGCACGTTCACCAACCAGCCGGATTTCGTTACGGCGGCAATGTGGCTGGGTGATGCGCTGGTAATGATTCCGGCCTATCTGATTCCCGCCATCACCGCCTGGCTGGTGAAAAGCCCGCGCCTGAAAACCATTGTGCTCATCAATGTGCTGGGCGGCTGGCTGCTGATTCCCTGGATCATCGCCATGGGCATGGCCATCAAGCGTGACGACTTGCGCACCCAGGACTGA
- a CDS encoding SLC13 family permease produces the protein MSAHTSPSRLAALLAPFLHDRLLHVLLLLMLLLWLPQPAAASQFVHWIDWPTITTLSGLLLLTKGVEASGYLAHLGRLIINRLARERSLALFLVGMSALLSTVLTNDVALFIVVPLTLSLRGIAGLPIGRLVIFEALAVNAGSLLTPIGNPQNILLWQLSGQSFAAFTWQMAPLALGSMALLLLATALAFPGQRIHAELHDDASGYQPGLLWSCALLYIGFIVALESGHALWGLAAVLAGIALLRPALLLAVDWSLIAVFMLMFVDIRLLTGLPLVHHWTDAVAGLSSGSLYLTALLASQLISNVPATILLVKYSSAYKVLAYAVNAGGFGCVLGSLANLIALRMAGERGIWLRFHLYSLPALLLAGVLGYCLL, from the coding sequence ATGTCTGCACACACCTCCCCCTCTCGTCTGGCCGCCTTGCTCGCCCCGTTCTTGCACGACCGGCTGCTGCATGTGCTGCTGTTGCTGATGCTGCTGCTATGGCTGCCACAGCCCGCGGCGGCCAGCCAGTTTGTCCACTGGATAGACTGGCCCACCATCACCACCCTGTCCGGCCTGCTGTTGCTGACCAAGGGCGTGGAAGCAAGCGGCTATCTGGCTCATCTGGGCCGCCTCATCATCAACCGGCTGGCGCGGGAAAGATCGCTGGCGCTGTTTCTGGTGGGCATGTCGGCCCTGCTGTCCACCGTACTCACCAATGATGTGGCGCTGTTCATCGTGGTGCCGCTTACCCTCAGCCTGCGTGGCATTGCCGGTCTGCCCATTGGCCGGCTGGTGATATTCGAAGCGCTGGCGGTGAATGCCGGCTCGCTGCTCACCCCGATCGGCAACCCGCAAAACATCTTGCTGTGGCAGTTGTCCGGCCAGTCCTTTGCTGCGTTTACCTGGCAGATGGCCCCGCTGGCACTGGGCAGCATGGCGCTGCTGCTACTGGCCACCGCCCTAGCGTTTCCCGGTCAGCGCATTCATGCCGAACTGCACGACGACGCCAGCGGCTATCAGCCCGGTCTGTTGTGGAGCTGCGCCTTGTTGTACATCGGCTTTATCGTGGCGCTGGAATCCGGCCATGCGCTATGGGGCCTGGCGGCGGTGCTGGCCGGCATTGCCCTGCTGCGCCCGGCCCTGCTGCTGGCGGTGGACTGGAGCCTGATTGCCGTGTTCATGCTGATGTTTGTCGATATCCGCCTGCTGACCGGGCTACCGCTGGTACACCACTGGACCGATGCCGTGGCCGGGCTGAGTAGCGGCAGCCTGTACCTGACCGCCCTGCTGGCTTCGCAGCTGATCAGCAATGTGCCTGCCACCATCCTGCTGGTGAAATACAGCAGCGCCTACAAGGTGCTGGCCTATGCGGTGAATGCCGGTGGTTTTGGCTGCGTGCTGGGTTCGCTGGCCAACCTGATTGCCCTGCGCATGGCGGGCGAGCGCGGCATCTGGCTGCGTTTTCATCTGTATTCCCTGCCCGCGCTGCTGCTGGCAGGCGTGCTGGGCTACTGCCTGCTCTGA
- the hutH gene encoding histidine ammonia-lyase: MSILHIVPGQLTLADLRRVSRETGLKLQLDPSCHAGIDASAATVARVLSEGRTAYGINTGFGLLANTRIAPDELELLQRSIVLSHAAGIGAPMDDSTVRLVMALKINSLARGFSGIRRQVIEALVTLFNHGIYPVIPQKGSVGASGDLAPLSHMSAVLIGEGEAFVNGQRVHGREAMQAAGLQPITLAPKEGLALLNGTQASTAFALEGLFAAEDLFASAVVAGSMSVEAAQGSRTPFDARIHAVRGHAGQIDAASAYRALLEHSEIEHSHENCGKVQDPYSLRCQPQVMGACLTQIRHSASVLQVEANSVSDNPLVFADDNDILSGGNFHAEPVAFAADNLALAIAEIGSLSERRMALLIDSNLSKLPPFLVNNGGVNSGFMIAQVTGAALASENKSLAHPASVDSLPTSANQEDHVSMATFAGRRLRDMAGNTAGILAVELLAACQGVDFRAPHKASAKLEEAKAELRAQVPFYDKDRYFAPDIEKAAALVASGSYNRFVAAGLLPSL; this comes from the coding sequence ATGAGCATTCTCCATATCGTACCGGGCCAACTGACACTGGCCGACCTGCGCCGCGTTTCACGTGAAACCGGCCTCAAGCTGCAACTGGACCCGTCCTGCCACGCCGGCATCGACGCTTCCGCCGCCACCGTGGCACGCGTGCTGTCCGAAGGCCGCACCGCCTATGGCATCAACACCGGTTTTGGCCTGCTGGCCAATACCCGCATTGCACCGGACGAGCTGGAACTGCTGCAACGTTCCATCGTGCTGTCGCACGCTGCCGGTATTGGCGCGCCGATGGATGATTCCACCGTGCGTCTGGTGATGGCACTGAAAATCAACTCGCTGGCGCGTGGTTTCTCCGGCATCCGCCGTCAGGTGATCGAAGCGCTGGTCACGCTGTTCAACCACGGCATCTACCCGGTGATTCCGCAAAAGGGTTCGGTGGGCGCGTCCGGCGACCTGGCCCCGCTGTCGCACATGAGCGCAGTGCTGATCGGCGAGGGTGAAGCCTTCGTCAACGGCCAGCGCGTACATGGCCGTGAAGCCATGCAGGCTGCCGGTCTGCAGCCCATCACCCTGGCCCCGAAAGAGGGCCTCGCCCTGCTCAACGGCACGCAAGCCTCCACCGCCTTTGCGCTGGAAGGCCTGTTTGCCGCCGAAGACCTGTTTGCCTCTGCCGTGGTGGCAGGCTCCATGTCGGTGGAAGCCGCGCAGGGCAGCCGCACCCCGTTTGACGCCCGCATCCACGCCGTGCGCGGCCATGCCGGCCAGATCGATGCCGCCAGCGCCTACCGTGCGCTGCTGGAACACAGCGAAATCGAACACTCGCACGAAAACTGCGGCAAGGTGCAGGACCCGTACAGCCTGCGCTGCCAGCCGCAGGTGATGGGTGCCTGCCTGACGCAGATCCGTCACTCCGCCAGCGTGCTGCAAGTGGAAGCCAACTCGGTATCGGACAACCCGCTGGTGTTTGCCGACGACAACGACATCCTGTCCGGCGGCAACTTCCACGCCGAGCCGGTGGCCTTTGCCGCCGACAACCTGGCGCTGGCCATTGCCGAAATCGGCTCGCTGTCCGAGCGCCGCATGGCACTGTTGATCGACAGCAACCTGTCCAAGCTGCCGCCCTTCCTGGTGAACAATGGCGGGGTGAACTCCGGCTTCATGATTGCCCAGGTCACCGGTGCGGCCCTGGCTTCGGAAAACAAATCGCTGGCGCACCCGGCCTCGGTGGACAGCCTGCCCACCTCGGCCAACCAGGAAGACCACGTATCGATGGCCACCTTTGCCGGTCGCCGTCTGCGCGATATGGCCGGTAACACCGCCGGCATTCTGGCCGTGGAACTGCTGGCTGCCTGCCAGGGTGTGGACTTCCGCGCCCCGCACAAGGCCAGCGCCAAGCTGGAAGAAGCCAAGGCCGAACTGCGTGCGCAAGTGCCGTTCTACGACAAGGACCGCTACTTCGCACCGGATATCGAAAAGGCCGCTGCGCTGGTGGCCAGCGGCAGTTACAACCGCTTTGTCGCGGCTGGCTTGCTGCCCTCTTTGTAA
- the hutU gene encoding urocanate hydratase, with product MSAAQQDSRFDPTRVIRAPRGTELSCKSWLTEAVYRMIQNNLDPEVAEHPQSLVVYGGIGRAARNWECFDTILDVLKRLEDDQTLLIQSGKPVGVFNTHADAPRVLIANSNLVPHWANWEHFNELDKKGLMMYGQMTAGSWIYIGSQGIVQGTYETFFAVANQHFDGKPQGRWILTGGLGGMGGAQPLAATMAGFSMIAVECDETRIDFRLKTRYVDRKATSLDEALAIIEDAKQSGKAVSVGLLGNAADVFTELVNRGITPDVVTDQTSAHDPVHGYLPQGWTVEQWRAKQKTDAAEITAAAKKSMAVQVRAMLTLQQRGAATLDYGNNIRQMALEEGVENAFDFPGFVPAYVRPLFCEGIGPFRWVALSGDPEDIYKTDAKVKELIPDDPHLHNWLDMARERISFQGLPARICWVGLKDRARLGAAFNEMVKNGELKAPIVIGRDHLDSGSVASPNRETESMLDGSDAVSDWPLLNALLNTAGGATWVSLHHGGGVGMGFSQHSGVVIVCDGTDEAAKRVGRVLRNDPGTGVMRHADAGYDIAKNCAREQGLDLPMLK from the coding sequence ATGAGCGCAGCACAACAAGACAGCCGCTTTGACCCGACCCGTGTGATCCGCGCCCCGCGCGGCACCGAACTTTCCTGCAAAAGCTGGCTGACCGAAGCCGTCTACCGCATGATCCAGAACAATCTGGACCCGGAAGTGGCCGAGCATCCGCAAAGCCTGGTGGTATATGGCGGCATCGGCCGCGCTGCCCGCAACTGGGAATGTTTCGACACCATCCTGGACGTGCTCAAGCGTCTGGAAGACGACCAGACCCTGCTGATCCAGTCCGGCAAGCCGGTGGGCGTGTTCAACACCCACGCCGACGCGCCGCGCGTGCTGATTGCCAACTCCAACCTGGTACCGCACTGGGCCAACTGGGAACACTTCAACGAGCTGGATAAGAAGGGCCTGATGATGTACGGCCAGATGACCGCCGGCTCCTGGATCTACATCGGCTCGCAAGGCATCGTGCAGGGGACTTACGAAACCTTCTTTGCCGTGGCCAACCAGCACTTCGACGGCAAGCCGCAAGGCCGCTGGATCCTGACCGGTGGTCTGGGTGGCATGGGTGGTGCCCAGCCGCTGGCTGCCACCATGGCCGGCTTCAGCATGATCGCCGTGGAATGTGATGAAACCCGCATCGACTTCCGCCTGAAAACCCGTTACGTGGACCGCAAGGCCACATCGCTGGACGAGGCGCTGGCCATCATCGAAGACGCCAAGCAAAGCGGCAAGGCGGTGTCCGTCGGCCTGCTGGGCAATGCCGCCGATGTGTTCACCGAGCTGGTGAACCGTGGCATCACCCCGGATGTGGTGACCGACCAGACCTCCGCTCACGACCCGGTACACGGCTATCTGCCGCAAGGCTGGACGGTGGAACAATGGCGCGCCAAGCAAAAGACCGACGCCGCTGAAATCACCGCTGCCGCCAAAAAGTCCATGGCCGTGCAGGTACGCGCCATGCTGACCCTGCAACAGCGCGGTGCCGCCACGCTGGACTACGGTAACAACATCCGCCAGATGGCGCTGGAAGAGGGCGTAGAGAATGCCTTCGACTTCCCCGGCTTTGTTCCGGCCTATGTGCGCCCGCTGTTCTGCGAAGGCATCGGCCCCTTCCGCTGGGTGGCGCTGTCCGGCGACCCGGAAGACATCTACAAGACCGACGCCAAGGTGAAGGAACTGATTCCGGATGACCCGCACCTGCACAACTGGCTGGACATGGCGCGTGAGCGCATCAGCTTCCAGGGCTTGCCGGCACGTATCTGCTGGGTGGGCCTGAAAGACCGTGCCCGTCTGGGTGCAGCTTTCAACGAAATGGTGAAGAATGGCGAACTCAAGGCGCCGATCGTGATTGGCCGCGACCATCTGGACTCCGGCTCGGTGGCTTCGCCCAACCGCGAAACCGAATCCATGCTGGATGGTTCGGATGCCGTGTCCGACTGGCCGCTGCTCAACGCCCTGCTGAATACCGCTGGCGGCGCCACCTGGGTGTCCTTGCACCACGGTGGTGGCGTGGGCATGGGCTTCTCGCAGCACTCCGGCGTGGTGATTGTGTGTGACGGTACGGACGAAGCCGCCAAGCGCGTGGGCCGTGTACTGCGTAACGACCCGGGTACCGGTGTAATGCGTCATGCCGATGCCGGTTACGACATCGCCAAAAACTGCGCGCGTGAGCAGGGCCTGGACCTGCCGATGCTGAAATAA
- the hutG gene encoding formimidoylglutamase — translation MTPDMKLWTGRVDAGEGELARRWHQLATPFAPGLPAGIGIAGFACDEGVRRNQGRVGAAAAPAVIRKALANLAWHQDRPLCDMGDVACSDGDLDAAHLRLAAAVEQLARAGHFPLVLGGGHETAYGTWRGLAAAHPDQVIGIINFDAHFDIREAAEATSGTPFAQIAADCAATGRPFHYLCLGVAEPSNTQALFARAGQLGVQWLLDSALNQAGLANAQRTVQDFIDQVDMVYLTIDLDVLPASVMPAVSAPAAMGVELPVVEALVSAIAASGKLAGADLVELNPQFDIDSHGAKTAARLAWSITRHLASQ, via the coding sequence ATGACTCCAGACATGAAGCTGTGGACCGGCCGCGTGGACGCCGGTGAAGGCGAGCTGGCGCGCCGCTGGCACCAGTTGGCCACGCCGTTTGCACCCGGCCTGCCGGCAGGCATCGGCATTGCCGGTTTTGCCTGCGACGAAGGCGTGCGGCGCAATCAGGGCCGTGTCGGTGCGGCGGCAGCTCCCGCCGTCATCCGCAAGGCACTGGCCAATCTGGCCTGGCATCAGGACCGGCCATTGTGCGATATGGGCGATGTGGCCTGTAGCGATGGCGATCTGGACGCCGCCCACCTGCGGCTGGCGGCGGCGGTGGAGCAACTGGCGCGTGCCGGGCACTTTCCGCTGGTGCTGGGTGGTGGCCACGAAACCGCCTACGGCACCTGGCGCGGCCTGGCCGCAGCGCATCCGGACCAGGTAATCGGCATCATCAATTTCGACGCCCACTTCGACATCCGCGAGGCAGCCGAGGCCACTTCCGGCACGCCGTTTGCGCAGATTGCCGCTGACTGTGCCGCGACTGGCCGTCCCTTCCATTACCTGTGCCTGGGCGTGGCCGAGCCATCCAACACCCAGGCGCTGTTTGCCCGTGCCGGGCAGTTGGGCGTGCAGTGGCTGCTGGACAGCGCACTGAACCAGGCGGGCCTCGCCAATGCCCAGCGTACGGTGCAGGACTTCATCGACCAGGTGGACATGGTCTATCTCACCATCGATCTGGATGTGCTGCCCGCCAGCGTGATGCCTGCGGTGTCCGCTCCTGCCGCCATGGGGGTGGAGCTGCCGGTGGTGGAAGCACTGGTCAGCGCCATTGCCGCCAGCGGCAAGCTGGCCGGGGCCGACCTGGTGGAGCTGAACCCGCAATTCGATATCGACAGCCACGGCGCGAAGACGGCGGCCCGGCTGGCGTGGAGTATCACCCGTCATCTGGCCTCGCAGTAA